AGGGCCTCGGCTCCTCCCGCCGTGGCCGACCACACCGCCTCGTCCGGGGTCATCCCCATGTCCCGTACCGCCAGCGCGATACAGAAGGGGACCGAGGACGTGAAGGACGAGCCCGGGTTGCAGTCCGTGGACAGGGCGACCGTGACACCCGCGTCGAGAAGGCGGCGGGCGTCGGGCCACTCGGCGCGGGTCGAGAACTCGGCGCCGGGCAGGAGCGTGGCGACCGTGCGGCCGCTCGCGAGCGCGTCCACGTCGGCGTCCGTCAGGTGCGTGCAGTGGTCGGCGCTGGCCGCGTCGAGCTCGACGGCGAGCTGCACGCCCGGGCCGTACGACAGCTGGTTCGCGTGGATGCGCGGGTGCAGGCCCTTCCGCTTGCCCGCGGTGAGGATCGCACGGGCCTGGTCGCCGTCGAAGGCGCCCTTCTCGCAGAAGACGTCGATCCAGCGGGCGTGGGGCGCGCAGGCGTCGAGCATCTCGCCGGTGACCAGGGCCACGTACGCGGCAGGGTCGTCGGCGTAGTCGGGGGACACGATGTGCGCGCCGAGGTAGGTGACCTCGTCCGTGTGCGCGGAGGCGATGCACAGGGCGCGGGCCTCGTCCTCGACGGTGAGGCCGTAGCCGGACTTCGTCTCGAAGGTGGTGGTGCCCTGGCGGAGGGCCTCGGCGAGGTAACGGGTGAGGTTGGCCTCCAGCTCCGCGTCGGTCGCGGCCCGCGTGGCGGCGACCGTCGTGCGGATGCCGCCCGCCGAGTAGCCGCGGCCCGACATACGGGCGTTGAACTCCTGCGTGCGGTCGCCCGCGAAGACCAGGTGCGAGTGGGAGTCCACGAAGCCCGGGATCACCGCCCGGCCGCCGGCGTCGACCCGATTGTCAGTGGCGGGTGCTTTGCTTGACTCACCGATCCACGCGACGCGGTCGCCGTCGATGACGACGGCCGCGTCCTGGATCAGACCGAGTGGGGAGGCGTCACCGAGGGAGGGATCGTTGGTGACCAGGCTGGCGATGTTGGTGATGACCGTGCTGCTCATGGGTTCCTCGTGGGTGGCCGGACTGGGAATGGCCGGGCGGGGCGGGCGAGGCGTGGGCGGGCGGGGCGTGGGCGGGCCGGCGTCGGGCGTCAGGCGCGCAGGGCTTCCACGGCGTCCGCCAGCGCCCGCGCCACATCCGGTACGAGGGTGTGCGCCCCGTCGCGTACGACATGGCGACCGCCCACGACCGTATGGCGTACGTCCGCTGCCGTCGCGGCGAATACGGCCGTCTCGGCGCCGAGCCGCGGCAGCGGCCCCGCGGTCCTGACCGAGTCGAGCGCGATCGTCGTGAAGTCGGCGAGCGCGCCGGGCTCCAGGACGCCCGCGTCCTGCCAGCCGAGGGCGGCGTGCCCGTCGGCGGAGGCCGCGCGCAGCAGGGCCGCAGCCGTCCAGTGGCCGCGGGTGCGGGTGCGCAGCCGCTCGTTCAGCTCCATCGCGCGCGCCTCTTCGAGCAGGTCGACGACGGCATGGCTGTCGGAGCCCAGGGACAGCGGGGAGCCGGCCGCCTGAAGGGCCACGGCCGGGCCGATGCCGTCGGCGAGGTCCCGCTCGGTGGTCGGGCACATGCAGGTGCCCGTGGACGTGGAGCCGATCAGCCGGATGTCCTCGACCGTGAGGTGCGTGTTGTGGACACCGGTGGTGCGCGGCCCGAGGACGCCGTGGTCGGCGAGGAGCTGCGTGGGGGTGCGGCCGTGGGCCTCCAGGCAGGCGTCGTTCTCCGCCGTCTGCTCGGACAGGTGCACATGGAGCGGGGCCCGCCGCTCCTCCGCCCAGCGCGCCACCGTCGTCAACTGCTCCGCGGGCACGGCCCGTACGGAGTGGACGGCCGCACCGATCCGCGCGTGATCCCGTTCCTTGAGAACTGAACAGCGTTCGGCCCAGGCCTCCGCGGTGCCGTCGGAGAAGCGGAGCTGGTGGGTGTTGGGCGGCTGCCCGAAGCCGGCGGAGAGATAGGCGGTGTCGAGGAGGGTGATACGGATACCGGCCTCGGCGGCGGCGTCGATGAGGGCCTCGCCCATGGCGTTGGGGTCGGCGTAGCGGGTGCCGCCCGGTGCGTGGTGCACGTAGTGGAACTCGCCGACGGCGGTGACACCGGCCAGCGCCATCTCCGCGTACACGGCGCGGGCGAGCGCGTGGTACGTCTCGGGGGTCAGCCGGTCGGCGAACGAGTACATGACCTCGCGCCAGGTCCAGAAGGTGCCGGAGCCGACCTGGACCGTACCGCGCAGGGCTCGGTGGAAGGCGTGCGAGTGGGCGTTGGCCAGACCCGGGAGCGTGAGTCCGCGGAGGATCTCGGCGCCGGGGGGCGGGGTGTCGACGCCGGTGCGGACGGCGGTGATACGGCCGTCCGTCACCTCAAGGGCGACGCCCGGCTCGACGACGGGGTCGAGCCAGGCGTGCTCCAGCCAGTACGTCTGCGTCACCTGCGGACCAGCCCTTCCAGTACGTCGGCGAGTGCGGTCACCCCGGCCAGGCAGTCGTCCTCGGCGGCGTACTCGGCCGGGGAGTGCGAGACGCCCGTGGGGTTGCGCACGAACAGCATGGCGGTCGGGATGCTGCCGGAGAGGATTCCGGCGTCGTGTCCGGCACCGGTACCCAGAACGGGCACGGTCAGCCCCGGGTCCTTGTCCTTGCCGAGGATGCGGGCGAGTTCGTCGCGCAGGGCGTGGTCGAACTCCACGACGGGCGTGAACGACTCACGGACGACGTCGAGTTCGACGCCGTGCGCGTCCGCGTACTCCCGGGCCGCCCTCTCGATGCCGCTGACGACGGTGTCGAGGCTGCCCTGGTCGGCGGCGCGCGAGTCGAGCCAGCCGCGGACGAGGGAGGGGATGGCGTTGACGCCGTTGGGCTCGACGGCGATCTTGCCGAAGGTGGCGACGGCACCGGCGAGTTCGGCCTCACGGCGGGCGGCGAGGACGGTCTCGGCGTACGACAGCATGGGGTCACGGCGGTCGACGAGCCGTGTCGTCCCCGCGTGGTTGGCCTCGCCCCGGAAGTCGAACCGCCACCGCCCGTGCGGCCAGATGGCGCTGGCGACGCCCACGCGATCGCCGCTGAGGTCGAGGGCCCGCCCCTGCTCGACGTGCAGTTCGACGAAGGCACCGATACGGCCGAGCCGCTCGGGGTCGGGTCCGATGGCGTCGGGGTCGTACCCGGCCGCCTCCATGGCCCGCGGCAGGGTGATGCCGTCGCCGTCGGTCAGCCGGTGCGCCTGCTCGACGGTGAGCTGCCCTGCGGTCAGCCGCGACCCGACGCAGGCGAGGCCGAACCGGGCGCCCTCCTCGTCCCCGAAGTTGACGAGGGCGAAGGGCTTGCCGAACTCGACACCACGCGCCCGCAGCTCATCGAAGGCTGCGAAGGAGGACACGACCCCGAGAGGCCCGTCGTAGGCACCGCCGTCGGGGACGGAGTCGAGATGGGACCCGGTGACGACGGCGTCCCCGGCGGCGGGATCCCCGAGCCAGGCCCACTGGTTCCCGTTCCGGTCGACCTCGTACGTCAGCCCCCGTGCCCGGGCCTGATCCTCGAACCAGGCCCGGCACTCGGCATCGGCGGACGTCCAGGCGAAGCGCCGGTAACCACCGGAGTCGGGGTGGCGCCCGATGGGCAGCAACTCGCGCCACATCTCATGGAAGGAGCGGCCGGCAGGCTGTGGGACATCGCCAGGCTGTGGAGCTTGGGGCAGGGTGGGCACAGCCGAACCCGCAGCCGGCGACGAAGCCCCAGCCCCGGCCGAAGCGCTGCCGCCCACCTCACCGCGCGGAGCGCTCACGCGTCGTCACCCTCGCGCATAGGCACCCGCACACCCCGTTCCCCGGCCACGGACTCCGCGATGTCGTACCCGGCGTCCACATGCCGGATGACCCCCATCCCGGGGTCGTTCGTCAGCACCCGGCGGATCTTCTCCCCACCCAGCTTCGTACCGTCGGCCACCGTCACCTGCCCGGCGTGAATCGACCGGCCCATGCCCACCCCACCGCCGTGGTGGATGGACACCCAGGACGCGCCCGACGCCACGTTCACCATGGCGTTCAGCAGCGGCCAGTCCGCGATCGCGTCCGAGCCGTCGAGCATCGCCTCGGTCTCGCGGTACGGCGAGGCGACGGAACCGCAGTCGAGGTGGTCGCGGCCGATCGCCAGCGGAGCGGCCAGCTCACCGCTCGCCACCATGTCGTTGAACCGCTCACCGGCCTTGTCCCGCTCGCCGTAACCGAGCCAGCAGATACGGGCGGGCAGACCCTGGAAGTGGACGCGCTCGCCGGCCATCTTGATCCAGCGTGCGAGGGACTCGTTCTCGGGGAAGAGCTCCAGGATCGCCTTGTCGGTCTTCGCGATGTCGGCCGGGTCGCCGGACAGCGCGGCCCAGCGGAAGGGGCCCTTGCCCTCGCAGAACAGCGGCCGGATGTAGGCGGGCACGAAACCGGGGAAGGCGAACGCACGGTCGTACCCCGCGAGCTGCGCCTCGCCCCGGATCGAGTTGCCGTAGTCGAAGACCTCGGCCCCGGCGTCCATGAAGCCGACCATCGCCTCTACGTGCTTGGCCATCGACTCACGGGCGCGGGTGGTGAAACCGGCCGGGTCCTTGGCGGCGTAGGAGGCCATGTCCTCGAACTCCACGCCCACCGGCAGGTAGGCCAGCGGGTCGTGGGCGGAGGTCTGGTCGGTGACGATGTCGATGGGGGCGCTCATCGCCAGCAGCTGCGGGACGAGGTCGGCGGCGTTGCCGAGGACGCCGATGGACAGCGGCTTGCGCTGGTCGCGTGCCTCGACGGCCAGCTGGAGGGCGTGCTCCAGGGAGTCGGCCTTCACGTCGAGGTACCGGTGCTCGATGCGGCGCTCGATGGCGCGCGGGTCGCAGTCGATACAGATGGCGACGCCGTCGTTCATGGTGACGGCGAGCGGCTGGGCGCCGCCCATGCCACCGAGCCCGGCGGTCAGGGTGATCGTTCCGGCCAGCGAGCCGCCGAACTTCTTCGCGGCGACGGCGGCGAACGTCTCGTAGGTGCCCTGGAGGATGCCCTGGGTGCCGATGTAGATCCAGGAGCCGGCCGTCATCTGGCCGTACATGGTCAGGCCGAGGGCCTCCAGACGGCGGAACTCCTCCCAGTTGGCCCAGTCGCCGACGAGGTTGGAGTTGGCGATGAGGACGCGCGGCGCCCACTCGTGGGTCTGCATGACGCCGACGGGACGGCCGGACTGCACGAGCATCGTCTCGTCCTGCTTGAGCGTCCTCAGCGTGCGGACCATCGCGTCGAAGGAGCGCCAGTCACGGGCCGCCTTGCCGGTGCCGCCGTAGACGACGAGCTTGTCGGGGTGCTCGGCGACCTCGGGGTCGAGGTTGTTCTGGAGCATCCGCAGGGCGGCCTCCTGCTGCCATCCCAGGGCGCTCAGTTCCGTACCGCGCGGCGCTCGGACGGGGCGGGGTCCTGACATGGTCTGCCTCCTGATGGACGGCCGCACGCGGCCGGGGGCGCGCGGGACTGTTACAGCGGATATTCACATCCTGGCGCTCTGAATAGAACTAGTCAATACGTTCTTGCGCCAACGGAGCGGCGCCCGGGGTGTTTCGCTGGAGGCATGACCGCAGACGGTGACACGGGGACGGGGGACGCGGTGGACATGAGGGACAGCGGGACGGGACGCACGCGCGGGGACGGGCAGCCCGACGACGCCGGGCGGGCGGCGCGCCGGGACGAGGCCGTGCGGTGCGCCGTCGAGCAGGGACTGCTGGGACCGGCCGCCCCCATCGTCGGCCTGCTGGACGTCGTCGGCATCCGGGAGTCGGCGGCGGCGCTGCGGGCGGCCTTCGACGCGGTGGTCGCGCCGGGCACGCCGGTGCTGCACGCCTTCGCGGTGAAGGCGACCCCGCTCGTACCGGTGCTGCGGCTGCTGCGCGATGCGGGCATCGGGGCGGAGGTGGCGAGCCCCGGGGAGCTGGCGCTGGCCCGGGCGGCCGGCGTGGCGCCGGAGCGGATCGTCCTGGACTCGCCCGCCAAGACTCCGGCGGAGCTGCGCGAGGCCCTGGCGCTGGGCATCGCCGTGAACGCGGACAACCCGCAGGAGCTGGAGCGGATCGACGCCCTCGTCCGCACGACGCGCACCGCCTCCCCCATCGGGATACGGGTGAATCCGCAGGTCGGAGCCGGTGCGATCGACGCACTGTCCACGGCGACCGCCACCTCCAAGTTCGGGGTGGCGCTGCGGGACGAGGGGGCGCGCGCGTGGCTGGTGCGCGCGTACGCGGACCGGCCCTGGCTGACCCGGCTGCATGCGCACTCCGGTTCGCAGGGCGTCCCGCTCTCGCTGATGGCACGGGGCATCACCGAGATCCACGCGCTCGCCGAGGAGATCAACCGGCGGGCAGGGCGGCAGCAGATCGACACGATCGACATCGGCGGCGGGCTGCCGGTCAACTTCGGCTCGGACGCGACGACACCGACGCACGCCCAGTACGCACGGCTGCTGGCGGAGGCGGTGCCGGGGCTGTTCGACGGGCGGTACGGGCTGGTCACGGAGTTCGGGCGGTCACTGCTGGCCAAGCACGGGACGGTGGTGGCGCGGGTGGAGTACACCAAGCGCGCCGGCGGGCGGTCCGTCGCGGTCACGCACGCGGGCGTGCAGGTCGCGGCCCGCACGGTGTACGCGCCGGCGTCCTGGCCTCTGCGGATCGCGGCCTACGACGCGAAGGGGCACCCGAAGGAGGGGCCCGAGGTGTTGCAGGACGTGGCCGGACCGGCGTGCTTCGCGGGTGACCTGCTGGCCGAGGGGCGCGCGCTGCCGCTCCTGGAGCAGGGTGACCACGCGGCGGCACTGGACACCGGGGCGTACTACTTCGCGCACCACTACGCGTACAACTCCCTCGTCCGGCCCGGAATCTACGGCTACGCGCCGGGTGCGGGCGGAGGGATGCGGTTCGCCGTTGTGCGGGAACCGCAGACGGTCGAGGAGATCGTGGCGGAGTCGGGCGGGGGGCACACGGGCGCGCTGACCGCGCTCTGAGGACGCGCCGACGGCGCGCGCGCAAACCCGCACCCCTCTTCGGGTCACCCACTCGGATGTCCCCCGCATCCTCTGCGATGCACGCCGCCCGCATAACCGCACGTCAGCGCATCAAAGCCGCGATGCCCCTCAACCTCCCTGCAATCAAGGCCAATTGACCCACTCTAGTAACCCGGCGCATGTTCCACCGGAAAATGCCGGAACACTCACCCCTCGCGCACACGTTGCGTAGCGTCAGCGTCACTCAGCCGAACCCGAGGCGGGAGGGGAGCCACGGTGCCCGGAATCGACGAGTGCCTGCTGGAAGCCATGCGACTGCCCGGTGCCAGAGGTGCCGCGGTGGTCGACTGGACCAGTGGGCTCGCGCTGGGCACGGTCGGGGACTCGCCCGGCGGTGACCACGAGACGACCGCGGCGGAGGCGGCGGAACTGGCCCGGCTCGCCGCCGAACACCGCGCGTTCGCCCCGGAGGACGCCGACTGGTCCGACGAGGCGTGCCCGCTCGAGGACCTGATCATCGCCAACCGGGACAGCTACCACCTGCTGCGGTTCGTGCCGACGACCTTCGACAGCAGCGTCTTCCTGCATCTGTGGCTGGCCCGCGCGGAGGGCAACCTGGCCCTCGCCCGCATCCGGCTCGGCGAGATGGCCGGACGGCTGGTGCTGGGATGACGACGGTCCGGACGCCTTCGCCGCCCCCGTTGCCCGTACGGCAGCGGACGCAGATCCCGAGCAGCGGCCTCTCCCCCATGCTCAGCCGGCTCGCCGCCGAACGCGCCACCGGCGTGCTGATGCGCGAGCGCGGCACGCTCTACCTGGCCGACGGCCAGGTGGTGCACGCCGAGAGCCCCGCGACCCCGGGCCTGGACGTCCTGCTCATCGCGCGCGGCGCCCTCGACGAGGACGGCTGGCGGGAGGCGGTCGCGCAGGCGGGGTCGCGGCAGCTGGTGGGACGGTTCCTGGTCGACAGCGGCCGGATCAGCGAGGGCGCGCTGGAGCTGTGCCATCTGGGGGCGCTGTACGACGCGGCGTACTTCGTGCTCGGCCCGAGCAGCGCCCCGGCCCGCTTCCGGTACGGCGCGGCGCACTGGCTGGGACCCGTACGCCCGGTACCGGTGGCCGCGGTGGAGCGCGAGACGCTGCGCCGCCGCGAGCTGCTCCGCACGATCTGGTCCGACCCGGCGACGGACGAGGCCCCGCTCATCC
The Streptomyces sp. CGMCC 4.7035 DNA segment above includes these coding regions:
- the hutU gene encoding urocanate hydratase; the protein is MSGPRPVRAPRGTELSALGWQQEAALRMLQNNLDPEVAEHPDKLVVYGGTGKAARDWRSFDAMVRTLRTLKQDETMLVQSGRPVGVMQTHEWAPRVLIANSNLVGDWANWEEFRRLEALGLTMYGQMTAGSWIYIGTQGILQGTYETFAAVAAKKFGGSLAGTITLTAGLGGMGGAQPLAVTMNDGVAICIDCDPRAIERRIEHRYLDVKADSLEHALQLAVEARDQRKPLSIGVLGNAADLVPQLLAMSAPIDIVTDQTSAHDPLAYLPVGVEFEDMASYAAKDPAGFTTRARESMAKHVEAMVGFMDAGAEVFDYGNSIRGEAQLAGYDRAFAFPGFVPAYIRPLFCEGKGPFRWAALSGDPADIAKTDKAILELFPENESLARWIKMAGERVHFQGLPARICWLGYGERDKAGERFNDMVASGELAAPLAIGRDHLDCGSVASPYRETEAMLDGSDAIADWPLLNAMVNVASGASWVSIHHGGGVGMGRSIHAGQVTVADGTKLGGEKIRRVLTNDPGMGVIRHVDAGYDIAESVAGERGVRVPMREGDDA
- a CDS encoding type III PLP-dependent enzyme domain-containing protein; translation: MTADGDTGTGDAVDMRDSGTGRTRGDGQPDDAGRAARRDEAVRCAVEQGLLGPAAPIVGLLDVVGIRESAAALRAAFDAVVAPGTPVLHAFAVKATPLVPVLRLLRDAGIGAEVASPGELALARAAGVAPERIVLDSPAKTPAELREALALGIAVNADNPQELERIDALVRTTRTASPIGIRVNPQVGAGAIDALSTATATSKFGVALRDEGARAWLVRAYADRPWLTRLHAHSGSQGVPLSLMARGITEIHALAEEINRRAGRQQIDTIDIGGGLPVNFGSDATTPTHAQYARLLAEAVPGLFDGRYGLVTEFGRSLLAKHGTVVARVEYTKRAGGRSVAVTHAGVQVAARTVYAPASWPLRIAAYDAKGHPKEGPEVLQDVAGPACFAGDLLAEGRALPLLEQGDHAAALDTGAYYFAHHYAYNSLVRPGIYGYAPGAGGGMRFAVVREPQTVEEIVAESGGGHTGALTAL
- the hutI gene encoding imidazolonepropionase, with the protein product MSSTVITNIASLVTNDPSLGDASPLGLIQDAAVVIDGDRVAWIGESSKAPATDNRVDAGGRAVIPGFVDSHSHLVFAGDRTQEFNARMSGRGYSAGGIRTTVAATRAATDAELEANLTRYLAEALRQGTTTFETKSGYGLTVEDEARALCIASAHTDEVTYLGAHIVSPDYADDPAAYVALVTGEMLDACAPHARWIDVFCEKGAFDGDQARAILTAGKRKGLHPRIHANQLSYGPGVQLAVELDAASADHCTHLTDADVDALASGRTVATLLPGAEFSTRAEWPDARRLLDAGVTVALSTDCNPGSSFTSSVPFCIALAVRDMGMTPDEAVWSATAGGAEALRRTDIGRLTPGARADLAILDAPSHVHLAYRPGVPLVAEVWRRGVREV
- a CDS encoding allantoate amidohydrolase, coding for MWRELLPIGRHPDSGGYRRFAWTSADAECRAWFEDQARARGLTYEVDRNGNQWAWLGDPAAGDAVVTGSHLDSVPDGGAYDGPLGVVSSFAAFDELRARGVEFGKPFALVNFGDEEGARFGLACVGSRLTAGQLTVEQAHRLTDGDGITLPRAMEAAGYDPDAIGPDPERLGRIGAFVELHVEQGRALDLSGDRVGVASAIWPHGRWRFDFRGEANHAGTTRLVDRRDPMLSYAETVLAARREAELAGAVATFGKIAVEPNGVNAIPSLVRGWLDSRAADQGSLDTVVSGIERAAREYADAHGVELDVVRESFTPVVEFDHALRDELARILGKDKDPGLTVPVLGTGAGHDAGILSGSIPTAMLFVRNPTGVSHSPAEYAAEDDCLAGVTALADVLEGLVRR
- a CDS encoding formimidoylglutamate deiminase: MTQTYWLEHAWLDPVVEPGVALEVTDGRITAVRTGVDTPPPGAEILRGLTLPGLANAHSHAFHRALRGTVQVGSGTFWTWREVMYSFADRLTPETYHALARAVYAEMALAGVTAVGEFHYVHHAPGGTRYADPNAMGEALIDAAAEAGIRITLLDTAYLSAGFGQPPNTHQLRFSDGTAEAWAERCSVLKERDHARIGAAVHSVRAVPAEQLTTVARWAEERRAPLHVHLSEQTAENDACLEAHGRTPTQLLADHGVLGPRTTGVHNTHLTVEDIRLIGSTSTGTCMCPTTERDLADGIGPAVALQAAGSPLSLGSDSHAVVDLLEEARAMELNERLRTRTRGHWTAAALLRAASADGHAALGWQDAGVLEPGALADFTTIALDSVRTAGPLPRLGAETAVFAATAADVRHTVVGGRHVVRDGAHTLVPDVARALADAVEALRA